caactttttatttatttcattttgggTGAAATCCATGTtaagaaataatgtttttaatcctAAAATCTACAGGTGGAGTCGAACTTTATAGTAAGTATCTCTGAAATATTACTATAAATGACTCTTTAAAATTGATCATACTGTagatcacatgtgtcaaactcaaggcccgggggccaaatcagGCCCTCCGAAGCTTTTATGTGGCCCTCCGGAATTGCATCAATAAGTCTTTCCAATTCTtcagaaatctgcaaaattcacacaaaatcaacaaatccccacattttttcccctgatTGTACTGAAAttcttttctcaaaattggccaaaaatattgagtttaagtgactgctggctcagccttacttgatttTGAGCTATAATCTGTGATTGATGCATCgattaatgaaaaaaatcacatttaaaatcatACATAGAAATccttataaatatttctaaattagcaccacaaaatctgtgatacAAAATGTGTGATAcaaaatcagtgtgaaaagatgttcaatattatttaattttaagaatcgcttactgaatgctgaaacagatttattcatattttaacaagttaatggattttatcaatacattctggcacaaccggcccttttaagaacattcagatttttgatttggcccaaaatcaAACTGAGTTCGACACCCCTTCTGTAGATGTTTTCCTGGactttgttttcataaagtatatattttttattttgtaagactattttgaatgtaaacaagaataaagagtgagatATTTGGTGGTGGAATGATGTCACACCACCAGCAATggaagactctgtgatgtcactgtcacagtctgtgatgtcatcaactgcagaattgtatgcaacacaattctgcatatttttcattgcttgCAATATCACTGACCAGTTCAGACGTGCGCGAAGCTCTTTCAAGTATTTCACCAATCGACGATTGTAGTGATTGTATTAGGAGAAAATGTCTCATACTTCACCGAGATTCTACAGTGGGACGATGGGATCCCACGGGAGAAAGGGAGGCCAGCAAAACCCCCCAGGCAGGTTCCCTCCTGCAAACCCGAATGACTTACACGAGGAAATCCAGAGACTCAACTACctcctggaaatggagagagccGGAAGGGACCAAACACTGGCCCACCTGGAGGCCGAGCTGCACAGCAAGACTTTGAGGCAGCAAGACTTGGAGGAGTTAAAGGTGGCCCACCTCCTCAGCCAGGAAGCTTTTGTAGCTGAAGTACAggctgagaaaaagaaaagtgaggcTCTCCAAGAACAACTGGACCAACTCCAGACTTCCTTTGAGGAGCTGCGCTCCAAGTATCAAGCCGACGATGCTCTGGTGAGGCAGGAGGCAGAGACACAAAAGTTTCATGAACCAAGGCAGAGTGAGGAACAACGACTCCTGGAAAACCTGAGAGctgaaaaagaccaaatgtttCATGAAATGTCGCAAAAGATCGCGTTCCTGGAAGATAGTGAGAAACTTCTTCAGGAAGAATTGACTCAACTCAGACGTTCATACAACGAACTGAACAGTAAATATGAAAGCGACATTTCTATACTAAAGCATGACGTGGAAAAATATCAGGAGGAGGTAAAACATGAGAAAGACGCCAACattgaaagagaaaagcagaatctgcagctcatcaacAAGCTGAGAGCCGAGAAGGAGGAGCTCTCCCAAAACATGTCAGAAGAAATCACCATCtggcaaaaaagagagaagctgATGTTCCATGAACTGGATCAGGTTCACGCTTCACACGAGGagctaaaatgtaaatatgaagcAGAAATCCTGGATTTACAGAAGCAGGTTGAAACTCACCAGCGGCAGataaaggaggagagaaaagattgCCTGGAGAGAATAGAGGAGAACATGGTGCTTCTGGACACCATGAGAGCTGAGAAGGAAGAGCTCTTCCAAAACATGTCAGAAGAAATAGCAATTctgcaaaaaagagagaagctgATAGTCAGTGAACTGGATCAGATTCCCATTTTCTACAAGGAGCTAAAATGGAGATATGAAAGAGAAATCCTTGATTTACAACAGCAGGTTGAAACTCACCAGCGGCAGgtaaaggaggagagaaaagattgCCTGGAGAGAATAGAGGAGGACATGGTGCTTCTGGACAAGCTGAGAGCCGAGTATGTCATCCTCcaggaaaacacaacaacagaaattaaattcCTGCAAGACAAGGATAGGAGCGCCCAGGCAGAGCTGGAGCAGATTAACGGTTTGTACCAGGAGCTGAACTGTCGGTACAAAACTGATGTCACTGCATTGaaacaacaagcagaaacaTACCAGCAGGAGATCAGTTGTCTGAAAAATGATCTAGAAAGAGCAAGAGAGGATTTTCTGTTGGAGGACTTGGACAATCCAGAGACTAAAACCACGCAGGATGGTAAGAaggaaaaatccaaaattacaTTCtggaaaaaagtgcaaaacacTCTGCGATGGAAGAAGtcaaaaaagcaacagaagaGTGAAGACAATGAAGAACATGTCTAAAGTTCTTGATTGTGACatttagaggaggagaaagacgtgCAGGAGTCGAACCGAGGACTGGAATCGAACGCATGGAGGTTGTAGCCTCCATGAATGGGGCCCTCTGCGATGCTCCGTCAAGACcaaatttataaagtttttcccccatttacaaactagaaaatagatCCCCTCCCAACACAATTGGAAAAAACGAGGGCAGCACGGTGGTGCAACGGTTAGCGCTGCGTCTTCACAGAGACCATCTGTGTGgactttgcatgttctccccgtgtttgcgtgggttttctccgggtgctccggtttccccccacatctcctaaaacatgtcggtcaggtcagttggtcgcTGTAAATCGACCCAAAACACTTTCAGAGACTCCAAACAataatctgtctttttattgttaaacttgtcaaattaactgaattagcTGAACGTTATGTTTGCCCTTTTCCCTTCACTGGTTTAGAGCTGCAACACTGGGCTCAATATTTATAGCAACGTATTGatttaagaattaaaatgttttcttttaatagtaatgatttctgtttattttcactgtacttgtgcttttaatggtttgacctttagttgaccttttctacacactttttatattaaattgcacaGAATTGTAGCTCATTGaactgtttaaatctgtattttaaaaagattataaaaaggatcatgcagtggctgttttagtgtgactgtggctcagcgggtagagtggtcgtcttgtgaccagaaggttgtaagttcgattccagcttcctcagccaCATGTTGAACTGCCCCAGGGCACTTAGTGGCAAGTTGCCCCCTGACCTGCATGTGggtgtaaatgtgtgtgaatgtgactgtagtgtgaagctctttgagtgtcaacatgaccagcaaggatcaacacaagttcagttcattctcctgtttttatttgataaatcctgtttttgtttttataccaaacagaaaaaaagctgatttaacaagtttggatttcttcaggttCCAGGATGTTAATTGAAGATTAGAATTTAATCTGTACATAATATTAGATTATAATtgtaatcataatttaatactctgGACCATGAAGAAgctcaaacttgttttttctggtttgtttgttataagaaaaaaacatttttatcaaaaataacagttactTTGTGATCTTTGAGTTAGtctttatttagaaatacagattcaagataatataagaaacttaacaaaaaagtgcaatttaacatgaaaaactttagaagaggtaaaaagaagaagaatctatgaaagtatgaaaacagagaatttaatcagaaataattTCCACTCCAGGAAGAAATTGATTCTTAGattaatactttgtaataaatataaagcttttgtGTTGCTGAGCTTATGTGCTGTCTGCTTgtataaaagagaagaaaaaggggCTAAGAAATGCCTAATTCAGTTActtttttaaccagatttatagtaaaactgtaaatgatgttttatttaggacgttacttctaggttttgtttgtcaacctgggttcaattcccagtcctggggaatcagctgcatgtcgtttccttctctctcctccaaaTTTCCTGTTCAGCCTGTTAAATAACGGCCTAAAAACCTTTATTAGAGcctaaatatcttttttttaaaagtgaaaagatACATTTCACCTCACAGCTGGACCAAAGGTCAGAATTTGTTTCCTgatcttaaaaaacaactttcttcctctctctcattttctctctttcttacataattaacaggttacttcatatttacacacacacacacacacacacacacacacacacacacacacacacacacacacatacacacacacacacacacacatacacacacacacaccctccatgggctgccaccttatcgtggtgggggggtttgagtgtcccagtgatcctaggagtCTTGCTGTGGGGGCTTCGTGCCTCTGGTTGGGCCCCCCAGTGCAGACGGGTCCAAGGTGAGGAACCAGaccaagtgcagcccaaagatccTTATGATGAAAACGACCATTGGAAACAGTGGTTCTGCTGGCCCCTACATgaggccccactctggagccaggcctggggGTGGGGCACTTTGGGGAGcccctggtggccgggctttaaCCCACAGAGCCTGAAAAGAGCCGAtgggttccggctagaaatagtcggacTCATTGCAGTGCATCGTTCAGGTTCTGGAGCCAGTCTCCTTGAAAGGGGTTAGATGTTCTCCCACCCTGGAGTTGCCCCTTGTGAGAGGCGCTGGGCAGGAGTGGGCTGACTTGTTGCCTGTACGTTGGGGGGAACAGGAGGACAGCCTCTCCCTCTACCGACTGGTTTGGGTCGGGTTCTGACTGTTTACCCAGCCTTTTCAAGTCCTtggagggggtactggagagtgcccCTCCTGGGAACTGTCTTGTTATACTGGAGAAGTTTTTCTCTGCAGCGTCTCTGGGCTCCCTGAGAGAAAGGGTGAGAAGCCCAGAGATCCAGGAGTCATTGATGTTGATACATTtatccagggtttcccccagagcATTATAAGCCCCCtgacctcctacatggaggtagGAGTCCTGATTAAACCTTTGTCCAGTTTTTAACTCCATTGAgtgttttcttcacttcttgtCCGCTCGTCTCACTCTCCGTTCTCTACCGTCACGGTTGTGCTGttcttcttcctccctcctcctcctatCTCAACCAATCACGAGTCACGCACTGGACGGACTGTCtgagctgttgctgctgctggctccGTTGCATAGGGGATACTCACCGTAATTAATTGTCCGTCATCAACTAGCAGCTGTGATGACTCATCCAGTAAAAAGGATATGTGGGAATAGGAATATATATTCCAgagtttagaaaatgtatttctaaaagaatatcagatcaattgtcagtttttacagcagaaatggtggcagttataTTAAGCTTGCAATGGGTTGAGGAGATTCGACCAGACAGGGTGGTGGTGTGCACAGATTCTAAAGCAGTAGTAGAAAGTATCAAGGGAGaaggaaataacagaaaagatttagttttagaaattcatcatattttatttagattatataggagtggcattgatgtttggttttgttgggtgCCAGCACATGAAGgagtaaaaggcaatgaaaaggcagataaattagctAACAGGGCTTTAGAGGGGGAAATAATTTCAATTCCTTTGggaaaggggaagggaaatcacttattaaaaataaagaaatggaggaatggcaaaaaatgtggaatgaagataagaaaggaaaaTTATATGAAGTACAAAACTCAGTTCGAATTCGaagcattaatgaaagaaacagaagagaagaaataataattattagatTAAGAGTAGGTCATACCTAGTTAAatgacatgctttatttaatagggaggaaaaataatgataaatgtgagaggtgtggagagaaagaaaatctagaACACATTGATGAACTGTAAGTCATATGAACTCGAAAGAgaagaattaaagagaatagttagaagtatagggcatgaatggaatcttaaaggtatattaggaaatgaaggaaacataacagatattcacaaattaaggaaagcattgtttatttatcttaagaaTACAAACCCGAGAGAAggagataatgcagaatgatattaTTGCACCGCCTATTATTAAAGAGACGTTCTATtcattgggtgtagaacaataggtgcctgccatgcaatgcatggaggcagtgactgccactgctctccttatgcattgctatgggcaggccccaattaagTGGCAACTGTGGTTTCTGTCTCTAAACTAAAAAGGTATGTTGGCTTGCACATCTCTAGGTGGCGCTGCTAGATGTAACCAGTGAGCACTGAACGGCTGCGTCAGAGGTTGTGTTGTGACGTTGCAGTTCTCGGGGCCGTTCGGAAGCATTCGGAAGAGTTCGCTGGTTGCGTGAACATCATGGCGTCAGGAGCAGGAGATTCGTCAAGCGGACACGACGCAGAATTGGACGAATTACTGGACAGTGAGTGTTGACAGGAGACTTGTCCTGACGGGCTGTCTTCCCTGGGATGTTAAACCGTCTGTAAAGCACAACTGGGACCCCtgggtgttttttgtgtgtcGGTGTTGGGGGTTCAGGTGATCGGGGAGATCCCTGATGAGCTAACATATGACCGCTGACAGTTGGAGCAGCCTTTAGTGGCCTTCAAACTgcttttaaagtggaaaaaactttaatttatataCTTAAACTCCGAAACCAGTTAGCAGCTTTGGTTGTTTAACATAAAACGTTAACGTTATTTTCTCTAAATCTGTACTTTTACTGTTTATTAACCTTTGTCATAACTTAATTGCATTatgtgtcattttttaaaactcgtACATTTTCGGAGGCAGTAGGATTTGAACACTGATTGCTGAAATGTCTGCCGGGACTACTGCAAACAAATTAGACgtattttcatctttaatttgTTGTTATCCGACtgtttaatacaattttaatatGCAACGATCTAATTTGCAACTGTGAAAGATATATGTTTCACAGTTGAAATATATACTAAAATATGATACATATTATAGTATCATATTTTTCTAGCAACATAtggacatttatttatgtaattgtttaaagttttgtttatattctgaGATTTCTTCTCTGCCATCTCTTCcaattcctaaaaataaatatagagcCATTAGATTTGCGGCCAACTTAATTTGACTTGATGTTATCTTGTCTCTTCAGGTGCGTTGGATGATTTTGATAAAGCGTCTGCTGCTTCAGCGCCTgaacctgcagctgcttcatCTTCTGTTAGTAGCGGGGcagaaaaggtttgttttaacttCTTAATGCTCACTTTTCTCCAACAGGTTGATTTCTCCTCCTGATAATGAGAGACTATGCTCAAGTTGGTATgtcagaaggtttttgtttttttttccttttggatcTCTTTGCAGGGAACTATTTTACCATTaagatcaataatttaattgaaatttaaattctttttttttcttttttttgccgtttaatatgtttattgttttcaacaaattaataaaactgcaggacagttaTCAAAATACAAAGATATGCGGAACATCGATCAGACTGCGATGACCAATTGGCGTCGGTTGACGCTGGCATTGGGATCTTCTACATTGTCATCATCAGTGAATGAATCCAAACAAGATTGCAGTTACAGATAAATTCCAGAATACAACTGCAATTTAAATTCTTCATCTGTTTGTTACCTTTTACACAATTTTTTGGCTTTATTACAGGATTTTAACATTTGACAGTTTatcttacaaaacatttttgcaattcTTTAAAGTCTTAAGCATTGATTATAAGCTGATTTGACAAGGTTAAAGTTTGTCATGAATACCCTGCAGTGTAAATACAGGTAAAAATAActtgtatgtttatttaaatgtttctttttattcagcCTCCTCTATTAGAGGATAGCAAACTTTTTGAGAACCTGTTTGAGGGGGACATGGCGGCCCAGGCCAGGGAAGAGTTTGAGAAAGCCATGTCTGAACTCGCTGAGGAGGAATCAGAACTCCTGCAGCACTTCCACAAACTCTCAGAGGCTGCAGGAAAAGTTGGTACGTGCTCTCTGATTAGAGTTGTACAGTTCCTTGGAATACTGTTCATGTCATCTCTCTTGTGCGCACCACAACTCTAATTCAACAATGATACAGATCTGACCTGCCAGAACAGATGGTTAATGGAGATAGTCtttatatttgattaattaaGGCAAAATTATTATAGATTAATTAAAACCTTGCTAGTATCTTAGGTAGAACTGAagatacttttgtttttgagttctcttctctttatttataaatagaaCCACttatattcaaacatttttactaaattgcAGACTTCGATTCACTGAAATCTGCTTTTACATACTTCATTAAAGTCTTTATTAGAAGTCTTAAGTCTTTCTCAGACTTAGTTGGAGCAGGAGTTGCAGGATTGGCGATGTGATGCGCTTCACTGACATAGAtttctttcataattttaaaattataattttcatcCATTGTTTACGTCCAGATTTTCAgtgtctggcttcttctggtcCAGAATTATGATGCATGTTCTACCGAATAAAGCGCGACATGACCGTTCTGACTGcagacactttgaaaacaatTCGATATGTATTTGATTTAGTaccacatatggaagtggcacAGATCAACTTGTTTTTGGGTGACAAGATCAGAATTGGTCTGTTCAGACTGTTCtgatctaaaagaaaaactgatttgggTCATGTTTATCTGCTGCCTGAATATGGTGAAAGTCTGAATCTAAATCCAGCTGAGAATCTGGGTCTTCATCCAGTTTTTCTACACTTCACTGACTTTACAAAGTAGAACAGTCAAAATTTCAATCACTATATGTACAAATCTGGTAGAGACAAACCCCAAAATGTTCTGCAAAGTATCAGGAGGACTGGTTAaatttttgtgaataaaaatccacttcatgattatgtgctactttgcaTTTgtctatcatataaaatccaaatataaaaatacctTGACATCAAGGTTGGAAGgtatcaaaatgtaaaataaccaTCAACATTTTGACAAAGCTGCCTCTACTGGTTTACATGGTTTAAGCTGTTTGTTCTCTCCAGGCACTGATACTGCCTCCCAGCAAGAGTTCACCTCCTGTCTTAAAGAAACTCTTCGTGGCCTGGCCAAGAATGCAGACAACCTGCAGGTGAGCGGagtcagagaaaataaataatagctCTGGAAATAATCCGCAGTTTATAGgcaatgtgttttgtttcagtcgTCTGGTTTGGCTGGAGATGACCTGGTGAAAGCTCTGGAGGGTTTGGGGCTTGAAGAAGGCAGCGACGGAGGAGGTGAAGATGGAAACATCCTCCCCATCATGCAGTCCATCATGCAGAATCTCCTCTCTAAAGATGTCCTCTATCCGTCTCTCAAAGAGATCACCTCCAAGGTCTGCCTCATTTCTAACAACGGATGAGGAAAATCTTCATCATGCTGTTCTATATTGATGGTAGCTGTTGTTTCCTGAACAGTATCCAGAGTGGCTGGAAACAAACAAGTCAACCCTCAGTGCTGAGGATCACCAGCGCTACCAGCAGCAGGCGAAGATCATGGGAGACATCTGTAAGCTGTTTGAGAACGAGGAACAGGAGGCAGAGGATAAAGAGCGGACGTTCGAGAGCATCATGGATCTGATGCAAAAGGTGATGCAGCTGCTACTCATGTTACACATGTTAAAGAAATGAGCTGAAATTataatttagcttatttatgtatttaaaatggtTAGATCTGTTGTTAGGGCTCAGTTTatcataagcctggcgggcctcCAGGCTTTTCTTGGGCGCCCAAGGCTgagcattgtttgtttgtttattattcagCAGAACCATTGCCTGTCTTTACCAGTCTACATGCTACAACTTCAGCAAATAACGAGACAAGTCATGGATAAAAGATCcaaacattttggacattttcatttGGATGAAACATtatattcttttaaattatatatttttatatttgaattttaaatactATCATTGGTATTATTAATAATCTTTCCCAATACCACATAATTACctagtgatattttcaaatttccaatcaactttaaatatttaactcaaaaacacggtAGGCTGGTGGATTTAgca
This is a stretch of genomic DNA from Gambusia affinis linkage group LG12, SWU_Gaff_1.0, whole genome shotgun sequence. It encodes these proteins:
- the pex19 gene encoding peroxisomal biogenesis factor 19, which encodes MASGAGDSSSGHDAELDELLDSALDDFDKASAASAPEPAAASSSVSSGAEKPPLLEDSKLFENLFEGDMAAQAREEFEKAMSELAEEESELLQHFHKLSEAAGKVGTDTASQQEFTSCLKETLRGLAKNADNLQSSGLAGDDLVKALEGLGLEEGSDGGGEDGNILPIMQSIMQNLLSKDVLYPSLKEITSKYPEWLETNKSTLSAEDHQRYQQQAKIMGDICKLFENEEQEAEDKERTFESIMDLMQKLQDLGQPPKELAGDTPSGFAFDMDSLNLPGVGGAGAAEQCSVM
- the LOC122841396 gene encoding trichohyalin-like; the protein is MGSHGRKGGQQNPPGRFPPANPNDLHEEIQRLNYLLEMERAGRDQTLAHLEAELHSKTLRQQDLEELKVAHLLSQEAFVAEVQAEKKKSEALQEQLDQLQTSFEELRSKYQADDALVRQEAETQKFHEPRQSEEQRLLENLRAEKDQMFHEMSQKIAFLEDSEKLLQEELTQLRRSYNELNSKYESDISILKHDVEKYQEEVKHEKDANIEREKQNLQLINKLRAEKEELSQNMSEEITIWQKREKLMFHELDQVHASHEELKCKYEAEILDLQKQVETHQRQIKEERKDCLERIEENMVLLDTMRAEKEELFQNMSEEIAILQKREKLIVSELDQIPIFYKELKWRYEREILDLQQQVETHQRQVKEERKDCLERIEEDMVLLDKLRAEYVILQENTTTEIKFLQDKDRSAQAELEQINGLYQELNCRYKTDVTALKQQAETYQQEISCLKNDLERAREDFLLEDLDNPETKTTQDGGAARCNQ